A part of Flexistipes sp. genomic DNA contains:
- a CDS encoding four helix bundle protein, with amino-acid sequence MDVWKLAKDFRREIKLLCDNLPTDEKYRLADQLIRASRSITANLAERHGRYHFQENIQFCRQARGSLFECLDHLTVCLENGYIDDKMFVDLEISIYNILKKLNGYIKYLRDKKNEK; translated from the coding sequence TTGGATGTCTGGAAATTAGCAAAAGATTTCCGACGAGAAATAAAATTATTGTGCGACAATTTACCAACAGATGAAAAGTATAGATTAGCTGACCAATTAATCAGAGCATCACGCTCAATAACTGCCAACTTAGCTGAGAGACATGGCAGGTACCACTTCCAGGAAAATATCCAGTTTTGCAGACAAGCCCGAGGATCGTTATTTGAATGCTTAGATCATTTAACTGTATGTTTGGAAAATGGCTATATTGATGATAAAATGTTTGTTGATTTAGAAATAAGCATTTATAATATTCTAAAAAAACTCAATGGATATATCAAATATTTGCGGGATAAAAAGAATGAAAAATAA
- a CDS encoding nucleotide sugar dehydrogenase, with translation MKQTTNHESQITNHKVAIIGLGYVGLPLAHAFAEKYEVVGFDISQKRIEELNNAVDSTHELTSDQLKSVLPKFNSSLKTQNSKLTQPNFLHLTSHSEDIASANIFIVTVPTPIDKFKIPDLTPLIKASETVGKVLKPNDIVIYESTVYPGCTEEDCVPILEKASGLKYITTDTNHEPRITGHGTKNYASRITHHGFFVGYSPERINPGDKKHTVKDIKKVVSGSTPEITDFIDELYASIITAGTHKAASIKVAEAAKVIENTQRDINIAFVNELAMIFNKLGINTKDVLEAAGTKWNFLPFKPGLVGGHCIGVDPYYLAYKAQHIGHHPEMILAGRRINDNMGMYVANNVVKLMIQKGMKVKGANVLVLGITFKENCPDIRNSRVIDVVRELEDFGCNVDVTDPHADPDEVKSEYNINLVSHSELVSESDVPHRSRNKFGMTDHSTAQPLNDSTNTPPNQYTNTPITNYDSVVLAVAHDEFKQLNSTLSHSHSFSRNNMVIYDIKSIFEDSDGKL, from the coding sequence ATGAAACAAACAACGAATCACGAATCACAAATTACGAATCACAAAGTAGCAATTATCGGTCTCGGCTACGTCGGTCTTCCATTAGCTCATGCTTTTGCCGAAAAATATGAAGTAGTGGGTTTTGACATCAGCCAAAAAAGAATCGAAGAGCTTAATAACGCTGTAGATTCCACTCACGAGCTTACTTCAGACCAGCTAAAATCCGTCCTCCCAAAATTTAACTCATCACTCAAAACTCAAAACTCAAAACTCACACAGCCTAACTTCTTACATCTTACGTCTCACTCTGAAGATATTGCATCAGCAAATATCTTCATCGTAACCGTTCCTACCCCAATTGATAAATTTAAAATCCCCGATTTAACTCCTTTAATAAAGGCATCGGAAACTGTCGGCAAGGTATTAAAACCGAATGATATTGTAATATACGAATCTACAGTCTATCCCGGCTGTACCGAAGAAGACTGTGTACCCATACTCGAAAAAGCCTCCGGTCTCAAATACATCACCACAGACACCAATCACGAACCACGAATCACGGGTCACGGTACTAAAAATTACGCATCACGCATTACCCATCACGGTTTCTTTGTCGGCTATTCCCCCGAGCGCATCAACCCCGGAGATAAAAAGCACACTGTTAAAGACATTAAAAAAGTTGTTTCAGGAAGCACCCCTGAAATTACAGATTTTATAGACGAACTTTATGCAAGTATTATAACTGCAGGCACACATAAAGCAGCCAGTATAAAAGTTGCTGAAGCTGCTAAAGTGATTGAGAATACACAGCGGGATATAAACATCGCCTTTGTAAATGAACTTGCGATGATTTTCAATAAGCTTGGTATAAATACGAAGGATGTCCTGGAAGCCGCCGGAACGAAGTGGAATTTTCTCCCTTTTAAGCCCGGATTAGTCGGTGGACACTGTATAGGTGTAGACCCGTATTATCTGGCATATAAAGCTCAACATATAGGCCATCACCCGGAAATGATTTTGGCAGGCAGGCGTATTAACGATAATATGGGAATGTATGTTGCCAATAATGTGGTAAAATTGATGATTCAGAAAGGCATGAAGGTTAAAGGTGCCAATGTATTAGTGCTGGGGATTACATTTAAGGAGAACTGTCCGGATATTCGTAATTCAAGAGTAATTGACGTGGTAAGAGAGCTGGAGGATTTCGGCTGTAATGTTGATGTCACAGATCCCCACGCAGACCCCGATGAAGTCAAATCTGAATACAACATCAACCTTGTCAGTCATTCTGAACTTGTTTCAGAATCCGATGTTCCACATAGATCCCGAAATAAATTCGGGATGACTGACCACTCAACTGCTCAACCACTAAACGACTCAACGAATACCCCACCCAACCAATATACCAATACACCAATAACCAATTACGACTCCGTCGTTCTCGCCGTAGCTCATGATGAATTTAAACAGTTGAACTCAACACTTTCACATTCACACTCATTTTCACGTAACAATATGGTAATTTATGATATAAAATCGATATTTGAAGATAGTGATGGAAAATTGTGA
- a CDS encoding four helix bundle protein: MYKSFKEMPIWQEAMDIAEKIFHITDNLPKKEDYGFTFEI; encoded by the coding sequence ATGTATAAAAGTTTTAAAGAAATGCCGATTTGGCAGGAAGCTATGGATATTGCTGAAAAGATCTTTCATATTACTGATAATTTGCCAAAAAAGGAAGATTACGGTTTTACTTTTGAAATTTAG
- a CDS encoding Fic family protein: MNSIKIRIPEPKWESDLANFIIDLEKLKIKRIEGEIPEYIFLQLKEIFHKLETLGSARIEGNNTTLSEYIEKIIENRFEEEEKEILNIEEAIDFIEQHIEHYSIDRMFISQIHKIITKDLTPPPKGEGSKYPGELRKHNVIIQKSKHRPPDVSILNDCFEEFIRFINKDRKEQYQLLMIAIAHHRFAYIHPYDNANGRVGRLLNYALLIKFGFKVRDKRILNPSSVFYSDRDRYYEMLSCADSLLDEDLLTWCEYFLKGLKNEIEKIDILLKREFVVGKILLPSIKYALERKLLTSEEKKVLHLMIDSPEMSIKSQDLSKIGIDGSVKKSRFMEKLKERKFIKPIKEGGRIYTINFTNNYLLRGVIKSLEKEGFVSDFLERRDS, translated from the coding sequence ATGAATAGCATTAAAATTAGAATACCTGAACCAAAATGGGAAAGTGATTTAGCAAACTTCATTATTGACTTAGAAAAGCTAAAAATAAAAAGGATCGAAGGTGAGATTCCTGAATATATTTTTTTGCAATTAAAGGAAATATTCCATAAATTGGAAACTTTAGGTTCGGCGAGGATAGAAGGTAACAATACTACACTGTCAGAGTATATTGAAAAAATTATTGAAAATAGATTTGAAGAAGAAGAAAAAGAGATTCTAAATATTGAAGAGGCTATTGATTTTATTGAGCAACATATTGAGCATTATTCTATTGACAGGATGTTTATATCCCAGATTCATAAAATTATTACAAAAGATTTAACTCCACCGCCCAAGGGGGAAGGTTCCAAATATCCCGGAGAACTTAGAAAACATAATGTGATAATCCAAAAATCAAAGCACAGACCACCTGATGTTTCAATATTAAATGATTGTTTTGAAGAATTTATAAGGTTTATAAATAAGGATAGGAAAGAACAATATCAACTTTTAATGATTGCAATAGCACACCATAGATTTGCATATATCCATCCTTATGATAATGCAAATGGAAGAGTCGGAAGGTTATTAAATTATGCCTTGCTAATCAAGTTTGGTTTTAAGGTTAGAGATAAGAGAATACTTAATCCTTCATCAGTATTTTATAGCGATAGAGATAGATATTATGAAATGCTTTCGTGTGCTGATAGTTTATTGGATGAAGATTTGCTGACATGGTGTGAATATTTCTTAAAAGGCTTGAAAAATGAAATAGAAAAAATTGATATTTTATTAAAAAGAGAATTTGTAGTAGGAAAAATATTATTGCCCTCAATTAAATATGCGTTGGAAAGAAAACTGTTAACTTCCGAAGAAAAAAAGGTTTTGCACTTAATGATCGATTCTCCCGAGATGTCTATAAAATCTCAGGATTTATCAAAAATTGGGATTGATGGAAGTGTTAAAAAATCACGGTTTATGGAAAAACTCAAAGAAAGAAAGTTTATAAAACCAATCAAGGAAGGTGGCAGAATTTACACAATAAATTTTACAAATAACTATTTGCTCAGGGGCGTAATAAAATCTTTAGAAAAAGAAGGATTTGTTTCTGATTTTTTAGAAAGGAGAGATAGTTAA
- a CDS encoding four helix bundle protein, with protein MADYVFPFEKLEVWKLSKAFATKIYKNTENFPNEEKFGLVSQLRRAAVSVASNLAEGSSRKSKKDQAHFSQIAYSSLMEVLCQLEIARDIGYISKNDLQDLRSDASKIAYMINSLRRSQTC; from the coding sequence GTGGCAGATTATGTTTTTCCTTTTGAAAAATTAGAGGTATGGAAGCTGTCCAAAGCTTTTGCAACAAAAATTTATAAAAACACCGAAAATTTTCCAAATGAAGAAAAGTTTGGTCTGGTTTCTCAGCTCAGAAGAGCTGCAGTTTCTGTTGCATCTAATTTAGCCGAGGGTTCATCAAGGAAATCCAAAAAAGATCAGGCACATTTTTCACAAATTGCCTACAGCTCACTAATGGAAGTTCTTTGTCAGCTTGAAATAGCGAGAGATATAGGTTATATATCTAAAAATGATTTACAGGATTTAAGATCTGATGCCAGTAAAATTGCTTATATGATAAACTCATTGAGAAGGTCACAAACATGCTAA
- a CDS encoding NAD-dependent epimerase, whose translation MKILVTGTAGFIGSHLANYLIQRGDEVVGLDNINDYYDQRVKYGRLQRAGIIDTLEAGKDIAYNQLITSNQYTNYNFIKLNLEDKEKLMNLFSSERFDAVCNLAAQAGVRYSLTNPDAYIQSNIVGFINILEACRHNNVKNLSYASSSSVYGLNEDLPFSTKHNVDHPISLYAASKKSNELMAHTYSHLYGIQTTGLRFFTVYGPWGRPDMALFLFTKAALENKPIDVFNKGDMLRDFTYIDDIVEGVVRVIDNPAKPISNLKFSTQNSTLDTQNSSPNTQHSSPNTQHSKLKNLPPQISTAPYRVYNIGNNNPVQLMDFIEAIENKLDLKIKKNMMPIQPGDVPATYADVNDLVEDLGYKPSTPVQEGINKFVDWYLDFFEVSD comes from the coding sequence ATGAAAATTCTTGTAACAGGTACTGCAGGATTTATTGGGTCTCATCTTGCCAATTATTTGATTCAAAGAGGTGATGAAGTCGTTGGTTTGGATAATATTAATGATTATTACGACCAGAGGGTAAAATACGGGAGACTTCAAAGAGCTGGAATAATCGATACACTGGAAGCAGGAAAAGATATTGCTTACAATCAACTAATAACCAGTAACCAATATACCAATTATAACTTCATCAAACTAAATCTTGAAGACAAAGAAAAACTGATGAATTTATTTTCTTCTGAACGCTTTGATGCTGTATGCAACCTTGCAGCTCAGGCAGGAGTTAGGTATTCGCTGACGAATCCGGATGCATATATTCAGAGCAATATTGTTGGTTTTATAAATATCCTTGAAGCATGCAGACATAATAATGTCAAAAATTTGTCTTATGCCAGCAGTAGTTCGGTTTATGGTCTTAATGAAGATTTACCTTTTAGTACAAAACATAATGTTGATCATCCAATAAGTTTGTATGCAGCCAGCAAAAAATCAAATGAGTTAATGGCTCATACCTACAGTCATCTTTACGGTATTCAAACGACAGGGCTTCGTTTTTTTACTGTTTACGGACCATGGGGAAGGCCTGATATGGCATTATTTCTTTTTACTAAGGCTGCTCTGGAAAATAAACCGATCGATGTTTTTAATAAAGGCGATATGCTGAGGGATTTTACGTATATTGATGATATTGTTGAAGGTGTTGTAAGAGTGATCGATAATCCCGCTAAACCAATTTCTAATTTAAAATTTAGCACTCAAAATTCAACACTCGACACTCAAAACTCATCACCCAACACTCAACACTCATCACCTAACACTCAACACTCAAAACTTAAAAACTTGCCCCCTCAAATTTCAACCGCTCCATATCGAGTTTATAATATTGGAAACAATAATCCTGTACAACTCATGGACTTCATAGAGGCAATAGAAAACAAACTGGATCTCAAAATAAAAAAAAATATGATGCCCATCCAGCCCGGAGATGTCCCGGCTACTTATGCAGATGTAAATGACCTCGTTGAAGATCTTGGCTATAAACCGTCAACACCTGTGCAGGAAGGAATTAATAAGTTCGTGGATTGGTACCTTGACTTTTTCGAAGTCAGTGATTAG
- a CDS encoding nucleotidyl transferase AbiEii/AbiGii toxin family protein: protein MKKANNKNIAHSILQRLLNRAKANEEDFNFLLSRYGMERFLYRLSISSYNERFLLKGASLFLVWMGQNHRVTRDADLLCFGSSNLQSLAEIFRNICSIGCGVDGMVYDADTLKVEEIREGHEYDGVRITLVGFLNKAKIPLQIDIGFGDTITPAPENIEYPTLLDSPSPKLRAYPRYTLVAEKLEAMVYFGLANSRMKDFYDIWLLSTRFPFKGDILSTAIKNTFNRRETPLPSDVPFAFTSDFHKDRQKKIQWNTFIRKSNPNVCIDDLSLIIGEISRFLQPVIGSIQSESNFEKEWQPKYGWIQKQ, encoded by the coding sequence ATGAAAAAGGCAAATAATAAGAATATAGCTCATTCGATTCTTCAGCGTTTGTTGAATCGGGCAAAAGCCAACGAAGAAGATTTTAATTTTCTCCTTTCTCGTTATGGAATGGAAAGATTCCTTTATAGGCTAAGCATATCATCGTATAATGAACGATTCCTCTTAAAAGGTGCAAGCCTGTTTCTGGTTTGGATGGGGCAAAACCATCGTGTAACTCGGGACGCTGATCTTCTTTGTTTTGGTTCTTCCAACTTACAAAGCCTTGCAGAGATATTTCGCAATATATGCAGTATAGGCTGTGGTGTTGACGGAATGGTTTACGATGCTGATACATTAAAGGTTGAGGAGATTCGTGAAGGTCACGAATATGATGGTGTGCGCATAACTCTCGTAGGGTTTTTGAATAAAGCCAAAATTCCTTTGCAAATTGATATAGGTTTCGGGGATACTATAACACCTGCTCCGGAAAATATTGAATATCCGACTCTACTTGACTCTCCATCACCTAAATTAAGAGCTTATCCACGATATACGTTGGTTGCTGAAAAGTTAGAAGCTATGGTTTACTTTGGTTTGGCAAACAGCAGAATGAAGGATTTCTACGATATCTGGCTACTATCGACACGTTTTCCCTTTAAAGGGGACATCCTTAGCACAGCCATAAAAAATACCTTTAACCGACGCGAAACACCTCTTCCAAGTGACGTCCCCTTTGCTTTTACTTCTGATTTTCATAAAGACCGGCAAAAAAAGATACAATGGAACACCTTTATCAGAAAATCGAATCCGAATGTCTGTATTGATGATTTATCGCTGATTATTGGTGAAATTTCCAGATTCCTGCAGCCAGTAATCGGCAGTATTCAATCAGAATCAAATTTTGAAAAAGAGTGGCAGCCAAAGTATGGATGGATCCAAAAACAATAA
- a CDS encoding four helix bundle protein produces MIEVKSVEDLDVFQRSHKLTLELYKISEDFPSSEKFGLVSQIRRASSSICANLLEGSYRINTKEFRQFIGVSNGSVGELKYHILLAKDLGYIEEEKYDEFIIALDTISKMLRGLIKSLSRKITNTNTNTSTNTNTHSKEHK; encoded by the coding sequence ATGATTGAAGTGAAAAGTGTTGAAGATTTGGATGTTTTTCAGAGATCACATAAACTTACTCTTGAGTTATATAAAATTTCAGAAGATTTTCCTTCTTCTGAAAAATTCGGACTCGTATCGCAAATAAGAAGAGCAAGCAGCTCTATTTGTGCAAATTTATTAGAAGGCAGTTATAGGATTAACACAAAAGAATTCAGACAATTTATAGGAGTATCTAACGGCTCAGTTGGAGAGCTAAAATATCATATTTTACTTGCAAAAGACCTTGGATATATAGAAGAGGAAAAATACGATGAATTCATAATTGCTCTCGATACTATTAGCAAAATGCTTAGAGGGTTAATCAAGTCTCTATCACGAAAAATCACCAACACCAACACCAACACTAGCACTAACACTAACACCCACAGCAAGGAGCATAAATGA
- a CDS encoding type IV toxin-antitoxin system AbiEi family antitoxin domain-containing protein: MNKTDQILKLTKEKGIVRPKDVEELGINRHILYSLYKKGLLIKIDRGMYMLPDAPITEYQNLIKVAKKIPAAVVCLISALSFHEITTQIPNELWIAVPRDTWRPKIDYPPLHYTVMNKKAYSFGIQEVNINGVLVKIYTPAKTVADCFKFRNKVGLDVAIEALREVMRTRKATMDELVGAAKVNRVLKIMRPYMEAIV; this comes from the coding sequence ATGAACAAAACAGATCAAATACTGAAACTCACTAAAGAAAAGGGTATTGTTCGGCCTAAAGATGTCGAAGAGCTCGGCATTAACAGGCATATTCTGTATAGTCTTTATAAAAAAGGACTGCTTATCAAAATTGATCGTGGAATGTATATGCTCCCCGATGCGCCAATTACTGAATATCAGAATCTTATTAAAGTTGCAAAAAAGATTCCCGCTGCCGTTGTTTGCCTAATTTCAGCTCTCAGCTTTCATGAGATTACGACACAAATACCTAATGAACTTTGGATCGCGGTACCAAGAGATACATGGCGTCCGAAAATTGATTATCCCCCACTGCATTACACGGTCATGAATAAAAAAGCATATAGTTTCGGTATTCAGGAAGTAAATATTAACGGTGTATTGGTAAAAATTTATACCCCTGCAAAAACAGTTGCAGATTGCTTTAAATTCCGGAACAAGGTTGGGCTTGATGTTGCCATTGAAGCTCTCCGCGAAGTTATGAGAACCCGAAAGGCCACTATGGATGAACTTGTTGGAGCTGCTAAAGTTAACAGAGTACTTAAAATTATGCGTCCGTACATGGAAGCGATTGTATGA
- a CDS encoding four helix bundle protein translates to MANFEELEVWKRASRLSADLYTYFRSLKDYGFRDQITRAGLSIPSNISEGYERDTAKDRARFLTYAKGSCGELRTHIYIGIEAGYIEKEVGYKWVQETKELSKMIYGLMKFVKTT, encoded by the coding sequence ATGGCAAATTTTGAAGAGTTGGAGGTCTGGAAAAGAGCTTCAAGACTTAGTGCAGATTTGTACACATATTTTAGGTCATTGAAAGATTATGGTTTTCGTGATCAAATTACTCGTGCGGGACTGTCTATTCCATCAAACATCTCTGAGGGCTATGAACGTGACACGGCAAAAGATAGAGCGAGATTTTTAACTTACGCAAAGGGTTCCTGTGGTGAGCTGCGTACTCATATTTATATAGGCATTGAAGCAGGATATATTGAAAAAGAAGTTGGTTATAAATGGGTACAGGAAACAAAGGAATTATCAAAAATGATTTACGGGCTAATGAAATTTGTTAAAACAACTTAA